GGGCAGCCGGGTGACTTTCGTGACCCGCGTCGTGGGCGCGAGCGTCGTGTGATAGACGATCTCGATCCGGCCGGTCCCCGCGAGGAAGCCGCGCACGCCGGTGCCGCTGTCGATACTCAGGACGAATCCCGGGAAGGTCGCGTCCGCGGCCCAGGCGCGGACCTGCGTGATCGCGGAGGCTCCGAGCTCGATCGTGAAGGGGGCCTGGCCGTCGGGACCGGTCCCGAGCAGCGTCCCGGGCGCGGGGCCGGGCCACTCCACGTTCGTCGTGTCCCACGCCGCGGCCGTATGAAGCGCGAGCACCCGGTTTCCGGCCAGGTAGCGGTCGACGCGGGGATCGAACTCCACCCGGAAGCGGACCGTGTCGATGACGGTCGTGACGAGGGTGTCGGGCAGCGTCCAGGTCGATGGCCGGAAGAGCGCTCGCGATTCGTACGTGCCCTGGATCCCGACCAGCAGCGTCGGGCCCCGCACGGCGGTCGTCCTCGGCGCCACGTAGGTGTCCCGGTCCACGAGCGTGTCGGACTGATTCGTGGTCCCCAACCCCTCGTCGCCGCGGAGAAGCCGCTCGTTTCCGGTCAGGCGCGACGCGCGCTCGGAGCATCCTCCGAACAGGGAGGCGGCGAGCGCGAGCATCAAGGCGGCGACGGGGATCGAACGCACGGGGGCAGATAGTATCCCGTTGGCGCTTCGAACGCTAGAACGACCGCGCGGAATCCGCTCCTCCCCTTCCCGCTCCAGTTTCCGCCGTTTCGTGCCGATAGGCCAAGAGCCCCTTTCCGTCTCGCTCCGGGAGTGTGAATCGCATGGTGGAACCACGCTTGACCGCTCCAAGGTCCGTCGAATCGGCGACCGCCATGAGCCGCCGCGCGATGCTGCGCCAGGTCGTGGGCGGAACGATGGCGTGGGCGACGGCCGCGGCGGCGCTGGCCGTGGCGGCGGCGCTCTTCTTCGGGGCCCACGCCGGCAGCGCCGTCGCGCGCCAGGGCGAGCGCCGCCTGCTCGACCTCGCGGCGGCGCTCGCCGCCTCCATCGCCCCCGAGGAGGCGGCCCTCGCGGGCGAACACGCTCCCGAGGCCCGCTTCTCGCGAGAGATCCGGGCGCAGCTCGTCGCGCTCCGGCGAAACGACGCCTCCATCCGGAAGATCGTCCTGCTTGAAGCCGGGTCCGATCGCGACCCGAGGATTCTGCTCGAGGCGGGCGGCGGTCGCGCGCCGGAACCCGACGCCGGCGGCGCGCCGGCGCCGGCTCGCCCCGAGCCACGGTACCGCGCGCCGCTCGGCGTGTCCCTGGAGGAGGCCGTTCGAACGCCGGTGGTCTCTCCCGCCGGCGCCGGCGTGATCGCGGCGTTCGCCCCCGTGCTCGACGAGCGGGGGCGCACGGTGGCGATCGCAGGGATCGAGATGGACGGCGGCGCGATCGCGGCGGCCGCGAGAGCCCGCCGCGCCGAAACGGCCGCCGCGGCCGGCGCGCTCGTGCTGGCCATCGCCTCCTTCGCCGCGTGGCGCGCGCGCCGCGGGCTGGCCGCGCTCGACCGCCTGCGCGGCCTGCGCGCGCAGATCGCGATCTACCGCGTCGGCGACGCGCTCGCCCGGGCGGAGTCGGACGAGGAGCTGGTGCGGCTGGCCCTGGACGCCATCGCGAGCGGAAGCGGGATCGATCGCTGGACCATGTACCTCCGCGACGCTCCCGGGACGCGCTTCCGCCGCTTCGCCGAGCGCGGGGCCGAAGCCGGCGGGACGGCCGCCATCGAGCCGCGGCCCGCGGGCCCGGGCGTCGTGTCGATCCCGCTCGTGGACGGCTCCGAGACGGTCGGCGTGCTCCAGTGCCTGCTGCCGGGCGGACGCGAGCCGGAATCGGAGGAGCTCGCGCTCTTCCGCTGGATGGCCACGCAGGTCCTGGTCGGGCTCAAGCGGATCCGGATGGAGCGGCGCGATCAGCTGCTCGCGCTGTTCACGATGGGCACGGGCGAGATCCTGCTCGGCCTGGACCTGGGCGGGTTCGTGACCTACGCGAACGCGGCCGCGGAGCGGGCCCTCGGCGCGACCGCGGGAGGTCTCACGGGGCGGCCGGTGGAATCGATGGTCCGGCTGGGGGCCGGCGAGGAGCCGTTCGGGCTGGTCGGCGCGCTGGACGGGGAGCGCGAATTCTCGGGGGAGGTCTGCTTCGTGCGCGCCGACGGTTCGCGCTTCCCCGCCGAGGTGCGCCTCTCGCCCGCGGTGGACCGCCAGGGCAAGCTGAGCGCCCTGGTCCTCCTGGGCCACGACGTGACCGAGCGGCGGGAGCGCGAGGCGGACCTCGAGAACCGCACGCGCGAGCTCGCGCTCCTGAACGAGCAGCTCCAGCGCGCGGTCGGCGAGCTGGAGGAGGCGCGGCAGGCGCAGAGCGAGTTCGTCGCGAACACCTCGCACGAGCTGCGGACGCCGCTCAACGCCGTCATCGGCTTCGCGAGCCTGATCGAGCAGGGCAACCACGAGTCCGACGAGGAGGCCCGCGACTTCGCCCAGCGGATCCGGCGGAGCGCCGAGCATCTCCTCGGGCTCCTGAACGACATCCTCGACCTGGCTAAGGTCGAGGCGGGTCGCTTCCAGCTCTCCATGACCGAGGGGGACGTCCGCGGCCCGGTGCGGGAAGCGCTCGACGCCGTCGCCTCGCTCGCGGCGAGCCGGGGACTCGCGATCGCCGCCGAGCTTCCGGAGGGCCCGCTCCCGGCCCGGCTCGACCCGGCCCGGGCCCGCCAGGTCCTGTTGAACCTGCTTGGGAACGCCCTCAAGTACACCGATAAGGGAGGGGTGCGGGTCCGCGCCTGGAGGGAGCCCGCCACGGGCGAGGCCAAGGTCGAGATCGTGGACACGGGCATCGGGATTTCCAAGGAGGGACAGCGCCGCCTCTTCACGAAGTTCGGCCGGGTGGACCTCTCGTACGCCGGCCGGCGTTCGGGTACCGGACTGGGACTCGCGATCTCGCGGGCGCTGGTCCAGGGGATGGGCGGAAGCATCACCGTCGAGAGCGACGGCCCGGAGCAGGGCACGCGCGCGACGGTCTCGTTCGCGGCGCCGGCGCCCGAGCCGGCGGTCCGCTAGAAGGAGGGTGCCGTGCCGGGGCGAATCCTGGTCGTCGAAGACGACCCGATGAACGCCAAGCTGTTCCAGCTGATCCTGGCGCGCAAGGCGGGGTTGACGGTCGAGGTGACCGAGGACCCGGCGCTGGTGCTGGAGCGCGCCCGCTCCGGCGACATCGACGTGATCATCATGGACGTCTCGCTCTCGAACAGCGAGTGGGACGGAACGCCGGTCGACGGACTCGAGATCTCGCGGCGGCTCAAGCGGGACCCCGTGGCCGGCCGGATCCCGATCCTCCTCGCGACCGCCCACGCCATGAAGGGCTCCCGCGAGAACTTCCTGCGCGCCTCAGGCGCGGACGACTACATCTCCAAGCCGATCGTGAGCGCCGATGAGCTGGTCGCGCGCATCGAAGCCCTGATCGAGAAGAGGAACCATGCCCTTCCGCCTCCTCCTCGTTGACGACGAAGCGCACAACCGGAAGCTGCTCCGGATGGTGCTCCGCAAGGGCGAGTACGAGTTCTTCGACGCGGAGGACGGCGGCAAGGCGCTGGACATCCTGGCGAAGGAGACGATCGATCTCGTCCTGCTCGACCTGATGATGCCGAACCCGAACGGCTTCGACGTGCTCCACGCCATGCGGTCGAACGACCTTCACCGCGACATCCCGATCATCGTCGCGAGCGCCTCCACCGCGCCCGACGACGTGGAGCGCAGCCTGAGCATGGGGGCGGTGGACTACTTCATGAAGCCGCTCACCGAGTGGGACATCCGCTTCCAGCTCCCGATCAAGGTGCGGAACGCGATCGCGCTCCACCGGGCCAGCGACGAGCGGCTCAAGGCGGAGCGGATGAAGGCGGTCTCGGCGATGGCGGTGGCGCTGAACCACGAGATCAACAACCCCTTACAAGTCATCCAGGGGAACGCGCAGCTCCTCTACGTGCACCCCGGAATCCCTCCCGAGGCCCGGGAGAAGGTGCAGCGGATCCGCCAGGCCACGGAAACGATCGCGGGGCTGACGCACCGCGTGGCCGCGCTCCGCGACATCGTGACGGTGGACTATCCGGCGGGAAACCGGACCACGGTTCCGATGGTGAGCTTCAAGGCCTCGACGACGACCCGCGAGGGCGGGACCCACGGAGCGGCGAACGGCGGAAGCGCGGTGGACGGAGCAGCGGGCGGAGGCGGCGCCCCCGAATCGAACGACGCGCCCCCTCAGATCCCCAGCGCGGGGTAGAGCCAGTTCAGGATCAGGAAGTTGAGGCGGCCGAGCAGCAGCGCGATTCGGCCCATCACGGTGAACCCGAAGGCCGCGCCGAACGAGACCATCAGGAACCAGATCCCCAGCCGCGCGATCCGCGACGTGACCGCGTTCTGCTCCTTCGAGAAGAAGAAGTAGGTCAGGACGCTGTAGACCCCCACGATGAAGACGAGCGATACGAGCAGCGTGTTCGCGTTCATCGGCCAGAGCGGCTGGATCGTGCGGGCGAGCTGCGGCAGCACCTCGCCGTGGATGCGCCGCGTGAACTCGACGCCGATGTAGTAGGCCACGTAGATCGCCAGCGCGTAGCGCGAGACCCACCCGATCCGCGGCAGGTAGCGCACGTAGAGCAGGACCCCGATCCCCCCCGCCACGAGCAGATCCCAGTTCCCGGCGAAGTCGGACTTCAGCGGCACGTAGAGATTCGGCACCAGCGTCTGGTTCAGCACGATGCCGATGTAATAGCCGAGAGAGACGCCCGCGAAGAGGCTCTCGGCGAAGCGGAAGAACGGGTTGTCCTTGTAGAGGAACGAGAAGGCGAAGAGCGTGAGGAGCGCCGGGATCCAGATCCCGATTCCGGGGAAGGTCGCGCTCACGCCCGGGCCCCCTTCGATCCGCCGTCCGTCCGGCTCATACCGCCCTGCGCTCCTTCCCGCGCGTCACCAGGAACGCCACGTTCCCCAGGATGATGAACAGGAGGATCACGGTGTGGAGCACCGTCTGTCCGTCCATCCCCTTCGTGGCCGTGAAGTACTTGGTCTCGTGGTAGTAGCGGTTCAGCTGCGGGTACTTCGCCATGAGGAGCTTCTCGTATTCCGCCGCTCCCTTCATGCCGCCGAACATTCCCTCGAGCTGCCCCGCGTTCAGATAGGCGTAGTACTTGGGCGCGCTCACCGCGGTCGGGCCGATGATGATCGGCGTGCCGTACTGGGCGTGGACCTGGGTGATCCAGTACTCCCCGATGACCCCCGTGGCCACCGTGAAGACGAGGGCGACGTGGCGGATGTCGTGGATCCCCCGCATGATCGGAAACTCGGCGATCGGCCGCCCGTTCACGTCGGTCGGGAACGCGTCGCCGATGTTGTCCCCCAGCCGGCGCATCACCGCCGCCGCGCCGTCCTTGTAGCCGAGATTGATGTAGTCCACGCCGTAGCGGAGGCCCGGCATCTCGGCCGCGACGCGCGCCACCGAGTTGTTCGCGAGCCCCAGGCCGCCGAGCGGGTAGAAGGCGCACACGATGACGCGCACTTTCTTGAGGAAGCACTGGCGCAGGAACGCCTCCGCCATCGGATCGTTCTCGGGCGCCGACGAGGGACCGTAGTCGTAGGAGATCCAGACCACGTCGGTCGGCTTCAGCCGCTCGATGAACTCGAACGCCCGGCGCGTGGACGAGGTGGTGGTGACCGGCAGCCCGATCGGGACGACGATCGGCGTGATGAGGCTCACCAGCACGAAGAGATAGATCCACCGGCGATCGAGGGCGAGAAGCCAGCGGAAGAAGCGCTGCACCTAGCGGCCCCCTCTCACGACTCGCTGCTCCCCAGACCGAGATAGCCGCGCTCGATCCCGAGGATGATGCGGATGGCCATCGAGGCGGCGCCGAGGGCGGCGCCGATGATGATCCCCGACTGCGCGGCGCCGTTGGGCGTGTCCATGATCCATTCCGTGAGCCGGCCGAGGGCCTGGCTGGCCGTGGCCGCGGCGGGC
This DNA window, taken from Candidatus Binatia bacterium, encodes the following:
- a CDS encoding response regulator → MPGRILVVEDDPMNAKLFQLILARKAGLTVEVTEDPALVLERARSGDIDVIIMDVSLSNSEWDGTPVDGLEISRRLKRDPVAGRIPILLATAHAMKGSRENFLRASGADDYISKPIVSADELVARIEALIEKRNHALPPPPR
- a CDS encoding response regulator, which translates into the protein MPFRLLLVDDEAHNRKLLRMVLRKGEYEFFDAEDGGKALDILAKETIDLVLLDLMMPNPNGFDVLHAMRSNDLHRDIPIIVASASTAPDDVERSLSMGAVDYFMKPLTEWDIRFQLPIKVRNAIALHRASDERLKAERMKAVSAMAVALNHEINNPLQVIQGNAQLLYVHPGIPPEAREKVQRIRQATETIAGLTHRVAALRDIVTVDYPAGNRTTVPMVSFKASTTTREGGTHGAANGGSAVDGAAGGGGAPESNDAPPQIPSAG
- a CDS encoding ATP-binding protein, translated to MSRRAMLRQVVGGTMAWATAAAALAVAAALFFGAHAGSAVARQGERRLLDLAAALAASIAPEEAALAGEHAPEARFSREIRAQLVALRRNDASIRKIVLLEAGSDRDPRILLEAGGGRAPEPDAGGAPAPARPEPRYRAPLGVSLEEAVRTPVVSPAGAGVIAAFAPVLDERGRTVAIAGIEMDGGAIAAAARARRAETAAAAGALVLAIASFAAWRARRGLAALDRLRGLRAQIAIYRVGDALARAESDEELVRLALDAIASGSGIDRWTMYLRDAPGTRFRRFAERGAEAGGTAAIEPRPAGPGVVSIPLVDGSETVGVLQCLLPGGREPESEELALFRWMATQVLVGLKRIRMERRDQLLALFTMGTGEILLGLDLGGFVTYANAAAERALGATAGGLTGRPVESMVRLGAGEEPFGLVGALDGEREFSGEVCFVRADGSRFPAEVRLSPAVDRQGKLSALVLLGHDVTERREREADLENRTRELALLNEQLQRAVGELEEARQAQSEFVANTSHELRTPLNAVIGFASLIEQGNHESDEEARDFAQRIRRSAEHLLGLLNDILDLAKVEAGRFQLSMTEGDVRGPVREALDAVASLAASRGLAIAAELPEGPLPARLDPARARQVLLNLLGNALKYTDKGGVRVRAWREPATGEAKVEIVDTGIGISKEGQRRLFTKFGRVDLSYAGRRSGTGLGLAISRALVQGMGGSITVESDGPEQGTRATVSFAAPAPEPAVR